One Ranitomeya imitator isolate aRanImi1 chromosome 1, aRanImi1.pri, whole genome shotgun sequence DNA window includes the following coding sequences:
- the LOC138658043 gene encoding uncharacterized protein, with the protein MAQHPDQYRRERQQRARSGSAAPLKKRKYIYYDRLSFLDASMDLRQTQSNLTERETGSESDPIIDPVSVEEEVAGPSVAASGSIIEDPSAASSLQAAASDEDAAPPPSAAHVPRPVEHGHSSSPTGPLVSSPQAAGPLRRSRRRRELEGRRSEVDAGVLNYLARAATDDGEEAFARSLARYLRPLPREVRLRVRGCMQILIDLSTPPNNPYEVFEYLERRQLGQTNLLRLQFPQQEPNQSGFAAPTPRMPPLQPLPSQNLQRPLEYQMAGFNPQSQYGHFSRHSDVGWSQPGFGQHGHFGLGYDARQSVPQHDAQSQMAFGQHTSGQYGQGQYSGPQATASSQDELPSAQQRPPDQDPELPTSPPPTYRDL; encoded by the exons atggcgcagcatccggaccaataccggcgggaaagacagcagcgggctaggagtgggtcagcagccccactgaagaagaggaagtatatatattacgaccgtctttcctttttggatgccagtatggatcttaggca aacacagtcaaacctcacagagagggaaaccggatcagaatcagaccctatcattgatcctgtaagtgtggaggaagaggttgcaggaccatctgtggctgcatcaggatccatcattgaggacccatcagcagcatcatcactgcaggcagcagcaagtgatgaagatgctgcaccaccaccctcagcagcacatgtaccaaggcctgtggaacatgggcacagcagcagccctacaggcccactggtgtcatccccacaggcagctgggcctttacggagatcccggcgaaggagagagcttgaaggcagaagaagtgaagttgatgctggggtcctcaactatttggccagggcagccacagatgatggcgaggaggcctttgcccgcagccttgcccgataccttagaccccttccccgtgaggtgaggctacgtgtgagagggtgtatgcaaatcctgattgatttaagcacccctccaaataacccctatgaggtttttgaatacctggagcgaaggcagcttggccaaacaaacctcttgcgccttcaattccctcaacaggagccaaatcaatcaggatttgctgcacctactccacgtatgcctccccttcaaccactcccatcccaaaatctacaaaggccattagagtaccaaatggcaggcttcaacccccaatcccaatatggccacttctccagacacagtgatgttggctggtcccaacctgggtttggacaacatggccattttgggttggggtatgatgcaaggcaatctgtacctcagcatgatgcccagagccaaatggcttttggtcaacacacatctggccaatatggacaaggccagtattctgggccgcaagccactgcatcctcacaggatgaactgccatcggcccaacaaaggccaccagaccaggacccagagctgccaacatctcccccaccaacttacagggatctgtaa